In the genome of Kitasatospora cathayae, one region contains:
- a CDS encoding DUF1772 domain-containing protein — MLNALEVFTTVVVGVMVGVEFSVAFIMNPIFNALPDDSTQLANAHGGRMLGALMPFWYIGSLVLSAIWAVAGWHHHGTGLVVTAGVLLIVSVVMSVLLLVPINNRNKTWTPENRPADWKEQLQRWNRYHYARVAVIIAAFALLVAALV, encoded by the coding sequence ATGCTCAACGCACTCGAGGTCTTCACCACCGTGGTCGTCGGCGTGATGGTGGGGGTGGAGTTCTCCGTCGCCTTCATCATGAACCCGATCTTCAACGCACTCCCCGACGACAGCACCCAACTCGCCAACGCTCACGGGGGCCGGATGCTCGGCGCCCTGATGCCGTTCTGGTACATCGGCTCGCTCGTGTTGAGCGCGATCTGGGCCGTCGCCGGATGGCACCACCACGGCACTGGCCTGGTCGTCACCGCCGGCGTGCTGCTGATCGTCAGCGTGGTCATGTCGGTCCTGCTGCTCGTCCCGATCAACAACCGGAACAAGACGTGGACCCCCGAGAACCGGCCCGCCGACTGGAAGGAGCAGCTGCAGCGCTGGAACCGCTACCACTACGCCCGCGTCGCGGTCATCATCGCCGCCT
- the purE gene encoding 5-(carboxyamino)imidazole ribonucleotide mutase has translation MTNPVVGIVMGSDSDWPVMEAAAQALDEFEIPYEVDVVSAHRMPREMVAYGENAHRRGLKAIIAGAGGAAHLPGMLASVTPLPVIGVPVPLRYLDGMDSLLSIVQMPAGVPVATVSVAGARNAGLLAVRMLAAFDPELTEKMTDFQAELNSQATEKGKKLRAKVAGSSSFGFGK, from the coding sequence ATGACGAACCCTGTCGTTGGCATCGTGATGGGCTCGGACTCCGACTGGCCGGTCATGGAGGCCGCCGCCCAGGCCCTGGACGAGTTCGAGATCCCGTACGAGGTGGACGTCGTCTCCGCCCACCGGATGCCCCGCGAGATGGTCGCGTACGGCGAGAACGCCCACCGGCGCGGCCTGAAGGCCATCATCGCGGGCGCCGGCGGCGCGGCCCACCTGCCGGGCATGCTGGCCTCCGTCACCCCGCTGCCGGTCATCGGCGTCCCGGTGCCGCTGCGCTACCTGGACGGCATGGACAGCCTGCTGTCGATCGTCCAGATGCCGGCCGGCGTGCCGGTCGCGACCGTCTCGGTGGCCGGCGCGCGCAACGCGGGCCTGCTCGCGGTCCGGATGCTCGCCGCCTTCGACCCCGAACTCACCGAGAAGATGACCGACTTCCAGGCCGAGCTCAACAGCCAGGCCACCGAGAAGGGCAAGAAGCTCCGGGCCAAGGTGGCCGGCTCCTCCTCCTTCGGCTTCGGCAAGTAA
- a CDS encoding 5-(carboxyamino)imidazole ribonucleotide synthase, with protein sequence MNFPVVGMIGGGQLARMAHQAGIPLGVRFKLLADTPQDSAAQVVSDVVLGDYRDLDTLRRFAAGCDVITFDHEHVPTEHLRALEADGIAVRPGPDALVNAQDKGVMRAKLDSIDVPCPRHRIVADPADVTAFADEGTGYPVVLKTVRGGYDGKGVWVVDDENEAQAPFLAGVPVLAEEKVDFVRELAANVVRSPSGQAVAYPVVESTQENGVCAEVTAPAPDLDPALSDEAQQLALRIAGELGIVGHLAVELFQTRDGRILVNELAMRPHNSGHWTQDGAVTSQFENHLRAVLDLPLGDPRPRAKWTVMVNVLGGDYPDMYHAFLHCMARDPGLRIHMYGKDVKPGRKVGHVNVFGDDLDDVRERARHAAAYLRGTITE encoded by the coding sequence GTGAATTTTCCAGTGGTGGGCATGATCGGTGGCGGGCAGCTGGCCCGCATGGCACACCAGGCGGGAATCCCGCTCGGGGTCAGGTTCAAGCTCCTCGCCGACACCCCCCAGGACTCCGCCGCACAGGTGGTCTCCGACGTCGTCCTCGGTGACTACCGCGACCTCGACACCCTGCGCCGCTTCGCGGCCGGCTGCGACGTCATCACCTTCGACCACGAGCACGTCCCCACCGAGCACCTGCGGGCCCTGGAGGCCGACGGCATCGCCGTCCGCCCCGGCCCGGACGCGCTGGTCAACGCCCAGGACAAGGGCGTGATGCGGGCCAAGCTCGACTCCATCGACGTGCCCTGCCCCCGGCACCGGATCGTCGCCGACCCGGCCGACGTCACCGCCTTCGCCGACGAGGGCACCGGCTATCCGGTCGTGCTCAAGACCGTCCGCGGCGGCTACGACGGCAAGGGCGTCTGGGTCGTCGACGACGAGAACGAGGCCCAGGCGCCGTTCCTGGCCGGCGTCCCGGTGCTGGCCGAGGAGAAGGTCGACTTCGTCCGCGAGCTGGCCGCCAACGTGGTCCGCTCGCCCAGCGGCCAGGCCGTCGCCTACCCGGTCGTCGAGAGCACCCAGGAGAACGGCGTCTGCGCCGAGGTCACCGCCCCCGCGCCGGACCTCGACCCCGCCCTCTCCGACGAGGCCCAGCAGCTCGCCCTGCGGATCGCCGGCGAGCTCGGCATCGTCGGCCACCTGGCCGTCGAACTGTTCCAGACCAGGGACGGCCGGATCCTGGTCAACGAGCTCGCCATGCGCCCGCACAACTCCGGGCACTGGACCCAGGACGGCGCCGTCACCTCGCAGTTCGAGAACCACCTGCGGGCCGTCCTCGACCTCCCGCTCGGCGACCCCCGGCCGCGCGCCAAGTGGACCGTCATGGTCAACGTCCTCGGCGGCGACTACCCGGACATGTACCACGCCTTCCTGCACTGCATGGCCCGCGACCCCGGGCTGCGGATCCACATGTACGGGAAGGACGTGAAGCCCGGCCGCAAGGTCGGCCACGTCAACGTCTTCGGGGACGACCTCGACGACGTCCGCGAGCGCGCCCGCCATGCGGCCGCCTACCTGCGAGGAACGATCACCGAATGA
- a CDS encoding TetR/AcrR family transcriptional regulator, whose product MSVQERKQRERAERERLILATARELAEQQGWDAVTTRRLAERIEYSQPVLYSHFRGKREIIGAVALEGATEMAAALRAATSAADGPRARVAALARTYLDFAARNPAVYDALFQLDGGLAFAQEDTPEPLKDAFAALLESLAEVAGDDVHPGVFTETFWAALHGLATLARAGRLPPEYMEQRLELLVDRLAML is encoded by the coding sequence ATGTCGGTACAAGAACGCAAGCAGCGCGAACGGGCCGAGCGCGAGCGCCTCATCCTGGCGACCGCCCGCGAACTCGCCGAGCAGCAGGGCTGGGACGCGGTCACCACCCGCCGGCTCGCCGAGCGCATCGAATACAGCCAGCCCGTCCTCTACAGCCACTTCCGCGGCAAGCGGGAGATCATCGGCGCCGTCGCCCTCGAAGGCGCCACCGAGATGGCCGCGGCGCTGCGGGCCGCGACCTCCGCCGCGGACGGCCCCCGCGCCCGGGTCGCCGCCCTCGCCCGCACCTACCTCGACTTCGCCGCCCGCAACCCGGCGGTCTACGACGCCCTCTTCCAGCTCGACGGCGGCCTGGCCTTCGCCCAGGAGGACACCCCGGAACCCCTGAAGGACGCCTTCGCCGCCCTGCTGGAAAGCCTCGCCGAGGTCGCCGGCGACGACGTCCACCCGGGAGTCTTCACCGAGACCTTCTGGGCAGCCCTGCACGGCCTCGCCACCCTGGCCCGAGCGGGCCGGCTCCCACCGGAGTACATGGAACAGAGGCTGGAACTGCTGGTCGACCGACTCGCCATGCTCTGA
- a CDS encoding response regulator transcription factor, whose amino-acid sequence MTCVLLAEDDPAISEPLARALRREGYEVLVREDGPTALAAGLTEEVDLVVLDLGLPEMDGLEVCRRLRADGKSCPVLVLTARADEVDTVVGLDAGADDYVTKPFRLAELLARVRALLRRGNVDQLTTGAHGVKIDIESHRAWLGEEELTLSAKEFELLRVLVRDAGRVVTREEIMRQVWDTTWWTSTKTLDMHISWLRKKLGDDAANPRYIATVRGVGFRFEKN is encoded by the coding sequence ATGACCTGTGTGCTGCTCGCCGAGGACGACCCGGCGATCTCCGAACCGCTCGCCCGGGCCCTGCGACGCGAGGGCTATGAGGTGCTCGTCCGCGAGGACGGTCCGACCGCACTCGCCGCCGGCCTCACCGAGGAGGTCGACCTCGTCGTCCTCGACCTCGGCCTGCCCGAGATGGACGGCCTCGAGGTCTGCCGCCGCCTGCGCGCCGACGGCAAGAGCTGCCCCGTCCTGGTGCTCACCGCCCGCGCCGACGAGGTGGACACCGTGGTCGGCCTGGACGCCGGCGCCGACGACTACGTCACCAAGCCCTTCCGCCTGGCCGAACTGCTCGCCCGCGTCCGGGCCCTGCTCCGGCGTGGCAACGTCGACCAGCTCACCACCGGCGCGCACGGGGTGAAGATCGACATCGAGTCCCACCGTGCCTGGCTCGGCGAGGAGGAGCTGACCCTCTCCGCCAAGGAGTTCGAGCTGCTGCGCGTCCTGGTCCGCGACGCCGGTCGGGTGGTCACCCGCGAGGAGATCATGCGGCAGGTCTGGGACACCACCTGGTGGACCTCGACCAAGACCCTGGACATGCACATCTCCTGGCTCCGCAAGAAGCTCGGCGACGACGCGGCGAACCCGCGCTACATCGCCACCGTGCGCGGGGTGGGGTTCCGGTTCGAGAAGAATTAA
- a CDS encoding dipeptidase, translating to MTSQTDSATPLDRARALLRTAPVVDGHNDLPWAMREQAGYDLGALDLAADQSERLHTDLARLAEGGVGAQFWSVYVPASLAGDHAVSATLEQVDFVHALVERYPDRLRLARTAADMEAARAEGRIASLMGAEGGHSIDCSLATLRALYELGVRYLTLTHNDNVPWADSATDKPVAGGLTRFGEEVVREMNRLGMLVDLSHVSADTMRDALRVTEAPVVFSHSSSRTVCDHPRNIPDDVLAQLPANGGVAMATFVPKFILPAAIEWTLAADANMRAHGFHPLDTTPPAMERQRAFEAANPRPIATPATVADHLDHMREVAGIDHIGIGGDFDGTAFLPDGLDSVAGYPNLVAELLGRHWSEADLAKLTWHNAVRVLRDAESVAASLRATRRPSIATIAQLDG from the coding sequence ATGACTTCTCAGACGGACTCCGCCACCCCGCTGGACCGTGCCCGAGCCCTGCTGCGCACCGCCCCCGTGGTGGACGGCCACAACGACCTCCCCTGGGCGATGCGCGAGCAGGCCGGGTACGACCTCGGCGCGCTCGACCTCGCCGCCGACCAGAGCGAGCGCCTGCACACCGACCTCGCCCGCCTCGCGGAGGGCGGGGTCGGCGCGCAGTTCTGGTCCGTCTACGTGCCCGCCTCGCTGGCCGGCGACCACGCGGTGAGCGCCACCCTGGAGCAGGTCGACTTCGTCCACGCCCTGGTCGAGCGCTACCCGGACCGGCTGCGCCTCGCCCGTACCGCCGCGGACATGGAGGCCGCCCGCGCCGAGGGCCGGATCGCCTCGCTGATGGGCGCCGAGGGCGGCCACTCGATCGACTGCTCGCTGGCCACCCTGCGCGCCCTGTACGAACTCGGCGTGCGGTACCTGACCCTCACCCACAACGACAACGTGCCGTGGGCCGACTCCGCGACCGACAAGCCGGTGGCCGGCGGACTGACCCGGTTCGGCGAGGAGGTCGTCCGGGAGATGAACCGGCTCGGCATGCTGGTCGACCTCTCGCACGTCTCCGCCGACACCATGCGGGACGCCCTGCGGGTCACCGAGGCACCGGTGGTCTTCTCGCACTCCTCCTCCCGCACGGTCTGCGACCACCCGCGCAACATCCCGGACGACGTGCTCGCCCAGCTGCCCGCCAACGGCGGGGTCGCGATGGCGACCTTCGTCCCGAAGTTCATCCTGCCCGCCGCCATCGAGTGGACCCTGGCCGCCGACGCGAACATGCGCGCCCACGGCTTCCACCCGCTGGACACCACCCCGCCGGCCATGGAGCGCCAGCGCGCCTTCGAGGCCGCCAACCCGCGCCCGATCGCCACCCCGGCCACCGTCGCCGACCACCTCGACCACATGCGCGAGGTCGCGGGCATCGACCACATCGGCATCGGCGGCGACTTCGACGGCACCGCCTTCCTGCCGGACGGCCTCGACTCGGTGGCCGGCTACCCCAACCTGGTCGCCGAACTCCTCGGCCGGCACTGGTCGGAGGCCGACCTGGCCAAGCTCACCTGGCACAACGCCGTCCGCGTCCTGCGCGACGCCGAGTCGGTCGCCGCCTCCCTGCGGGCCACCCGTAGGCCCTCCATCGCGACCATCGCCCAGCTCGACGGCTGA
- a CDS encoding GtrA family protein, translating to MQKVRGIRGEVVKFGIVGLSGVVVNFAVFWVCNIGLGIASLRSNIAATVIAIATNYLGYRYWLYRDRDAASRKREITLFLVFSGFGMLIETGVLGFSQYVLGLDSNFEKMGAKVVGLAIATVFRFVSYRTWVFKALPETAPPAVESTSGQELAAQAELMLAAEQIRYAKAE from the coding sequence ATGCAGAAGGTGCGTGGGATCAGGGGCGAGGTCGTGAAGTTCGGCATCGTCGGACTGAGCGGCGTGGTGGTCAACTTCGCCGTGTTCTGGGTCTGCAACATCGGCCTGGGCATCGCCTCGCTGCGGTCCAACATCGCCGCGACCGTGATCGCGATCGCCACCAACTACCTCGGCTACCGCTACTGGCTGTACCGGGACCGCGACGCCGCCTCGCGCAAGCGGGAGATCACCCTCTTCCTGGTGTTCAGCGGCTTCGGCATGCTGATCGAGACCGGCGTGCTGGGCTTCTCCCAGTACGTACTGGGCCTGGACTCGAACTTCGAGAAGATGGGCGCCAAGGTCGTCGGCCTCGCCATCGCCACCGTGTTCCGCTTCGTCTCCTACCGCACCTGGGTCTTCAAGGCCCTGCCGGAGACCGCGCCGCCCGCCGTGGAGTCCACCAGCGGCCAGGAGCTGGCCGCCCAGGCCGAGCTGATGCTGGCCGCCGAGCAGATCCGCTACGCCAAGGCGGAGTAG
- a CDS encoding NUDIX hydrolase: MTVTSPEFVARLAAEAEAAGITGFVAAAVINHDGRVLLVRRKPDDYLGGLWEIPSGKVEAGETILDAVHRETAEETGLTIDQITDCLGHFDYENSRGGTTRQFNFAVTVEKTEPIVLTEHDAHQWAEPGDLPEVSDAVRNLITS, from the coding sequence GTGACCGTCACCTCCCCCGAGTTCGTGGCCCGCCTGGCGGCCGAGGCCGAAGCCGCCGGCATCACCGGCTTCGTCGCCGCCGCCGTCATCAACCACGACGGGCGGGTCCTGCTCGTGCGCCGCAAGCCCGATGACTACCTGGGCGGTCTGTGGGAGATCCCTTCCGGGAAGGTCGAGGCCGGTGAGACCATCCTGGACGCCGTGCACCGCGAGACCGCCGAGGAGACCGGGCTGACCATCGACCAGATCACGGATTGCCTCGGGCACTTCGACTACGAGAACAGCCGCGGCGGCACCACTCGTCAGTTCAACTTCGCCGTCACCGTGGAGAAGACGGAACCGATCGTCCTGACCGAGCACGATGCCCACCAGTGGGCCGAGCCCGGCGATCTGCCCGAAGTCAGCGACGCGGTCCGCAACCTGATCACGTCCTGA
- a CDS encoding peptide MFS transporter: MASTTLETGVTSATPSGKTFLGHPRGLATLFMSEMWERFSYYGMRALLVLYMTASIADGGLGMKAAVAAAVYSVYTAMVYLLALPGGWIADRFLGARKTVAVGGTIIMIGHFLLAVPFSASFFVGLAFIAVGSGLLKANISTMVGHLYDGPNDPRRDGGFTVFYMGINLGAFAAPLVIGTVGQNVSWHLGFALAGVGMALGLGQFLLGTRHLSPKSNVVTSPISADEKRKIFTKAGIWLAVAVVFYAVVGATGHFTINWAIWPLSIAGLAIPVLVFTKVKRDKDLDATEQSKMSGYIWFFVAAAVFWMIYDQSGSTLNIFADEHTASTLFGFNFPSSWFQSLNPLYIMALAPVFAWIWVALARRSKNPSTTMKFAFGLLMIGASFIVMMLAMASASGDTKVTPLWLAMVYLVQTVGELTLSPVGLSVTTKLAPTKYASQMMGVWFLAVTAGDCVAAIFQLVLGDKVVGSTAYFAVQGVMAIVAGIALALYRKKVVKLMGDVH; this comes from the coding sequence ATGGCGTCTACGACCCTGGAAACCGGCGTCACGTCGGCCACCCCCAGCGGCAAGACCTTCCTCGGCCACCCCCGGGGACTCGCCACTCTCTTCATGAGCGAGATGTGGGAGCGCTTCAGCTACTACGGCATGCGTGCCCTGCTGGTGCTCTACATGACCGCCTCCATCGCAGACGGCGGCCTCGGCATGAAGGCGGCCGTCGCCGCCGCCGTGTACAGCGTGTACACGGCCATGGTCTACCTGCTGGCCCTCCCGGGCGGCTGGATCGCGGACCGCTTCCTCGGCGCCCGTAAGACCGTCGCGGTCGGTGGCACGATCATCATGATCGGCCACTTCCTGCTGGCGGTCCCGTTCAGCGCCTCGTTCTTCGTCGGCCTCGCGTTCATCGCGGTCGGCTCGGGCCTGCTCAAGGCCAACATCTCGACGATGGTCGGCCATCTGTACGACGGCCCGAACGACCCGCGTCGCGACGGTGGCTTCACCGTCTTCTACATGGGCATCAACCTCGGCGCCTTCGCGGCCCCGCTGGTGATCGGCACCGTCGGCCAGAACGTCAGCTGGCACCTGGGCTTCGCCCTGGCCGGCGTCGGCATGGCGCTCGGCCTGGGCCAGTTCCTGCTGGGCACCCGCCACCTGAGCCCGAAGAGCAACGTCGTCACCTCGCCGATCAGCGCGGACGAGAAGCGGAAGATCTTCACCAAGGCCGGCATCTGGCTGGCCGTCGCGGTCGTCTTCTACGCGGTCGTCGGCGCCACCGGCCACTTCACCATCAACTGGGCGATCTGGCCGCTGTCCATCGCGGGCCTGGCGATCCCGGTCCTCGTCTTCACCAAGGTGAAGCGCGACAAGGACCTCGACGCCACCGAGCAGTCCAAGATGAGCGGCTACATCTGGTTCTTCGTCGCCGCCGCCGTGTTCTGGATGATCTACGACCAGTCCGGCTCGACGCTGAACATCTTCGCCGACGAGCACACCGCGTCCACGCTGTTCGGGTTCAACTTCCCGTCCAGCTGGTTCCAGTCGCTCAACCCGCTGTACATCATGGCGCTGGCCCCGGTCTTCGCCTGGATCTGGGTCGCCCTGGCCCGCCGGTCGAAGAACCCCAGCACCACCATGAAGTTCGCCTTCGGTCTGCTGATGATCGGCGCGTCCTTCATCGTCATGATGCTGGCGATGGCCTCCGCCTCCGGCGACACCAAGGTCACCCCGCTGTGGCTGGCCATGGTCTACCTGGTCCAGACCGTCGGTGAGCTCACCCTCTCCCCGGTCGGCCTGTCCGTCACCACCAAGCTGGCGCCGACCAAGTACGCCAGCCAGATGATGGGTGTCTGGTTCCTCGCCGTCACCGCCGGTGACTGCGTCGCCGCCATCTTCCAGCTGGTGCTGGGCGACAAGGTGGTCGGCAGCACCGCGTACTTCGCGGTGCAGGGCGTCATGGCGATCGTCGCGGGCATCGCGCTGGCGCTGTACCGCAAGAAGGTCGTCAAGCTCATGGGCGACGTGCACTGA
- a CDS encoding prolyl oligopeptidase family serine peptidase: protein MTTSFPQQLARTRRFTLGLPVQPEPSADGATVLFLRSRGGTDPLTCLWALDADSGEERLIADPGVLGSDEGITAYSTDATGSLAVFALGGGLWLADASTASVRRVACGGEAEEVRLDPTGRTIAYVSGGALRVVGVDGTGDRALAEPEASDVTYGLAEYVAASEMYRDRGYWWSPDGRALLVARVDERAVTRIFLADPTDPRRPPRAIRYPLAGTANADVSLWLLGLDGSRPRTEVRWDRAGFEYLTAAGWDGHGPYAAVQSRDQRTVRTLAIEPDGGVRVLAERTDPHWVELLPGLPVRTESGALVDTADEGDTRQLTVGGKPVTPAGLQLRGVLGVEGEQVLFTASEEPTETHLWAYRPDLGPQKLSDGPGLHTGVRRGGTLVLTSRVEGARSTVLRDGRPTLTLTSYAELPVVAARPELLRLGPRELRASLFLPTGRRAGDGPLPVLLDPYAGPAMQKVTTDGAWHEQVSQWFADQGFAVLVVDGRGTPGRGPLWDKTIWGDKAGPALEDQIEGLREAARLRPGLFDLDRVAIRGWSYGGFLAALAVLRRPDVFHAASAGAAPTDHRLYDTHWQERFLGHPDEYPEHYDSCDLVVEAPKLRRPLLLVQGLADDNVFPAHTLRLSHALLAAGRPHEVLPLRGAGHRPTDEAVVENLLWHELGFLRRSLGLE from the coding sequence ATGACGACCTCGTTTCCACAGCAGCTCGCCCGTACCCGGCGGTTCACCCTGGGCCTCCCCGTCCAGCCGGAACCCTCAGCCGACGGCGCCACCGTGCTGTTCCTGCGCAGCCGGGGCGGCACCGACCCGCTCACCTGCCTCTGGGCGCTGGACGCCGACAGCGGCGAGGAGCGGTTGATCGCCGACCCGGGCGTGCTCGGCTCCGACGAAGGCATCACCGCGTACAGCACCGACGCCACCGGCTCCCTCGCCGTCTTCGCGCTGGGCGGTGGGCTGTGGCTGGCCGACGCCTCCACGGCTTCGGTTCGCCGTGTGGCTTGCGGCGGCGAGGCCGAGGAGGTGCGGCTCGACCCGACCGGCCGCACGATCGCCTACGTCAGCGGCGGCGCCCTGCGGGTGGTGGGCGTCGACGGTACGGGCGACCGGGCGCTGGCCGAGCCCGAGGCCTCTGACGTCACGTACGGCCTCGCCGAGTACGTCGCCGCCTCGGAGATGTACCGCGACCGCGGGTACTGGTGGTCCCCCGACGGCCGCGCCCTGCTGGTCGCCCGGGTCGACGAGCGCGCGGTCACCCGGATCTTCCTGGCCGACCCCACCGATCCCCGGCGGCCGCCGCGCGCCATCCGCTACCCGCTGGCCGGCACCGCCAACGCCGACGTCTCGCTCTGGCTGCTCGGCCTCGACGGCAGTCGCCCTCGCACCGAGGTCCGCTGGGACCGGGCGGGCTTCGAGTACCTCACCGCCGCCGGCTGGGACGGCCACGGCCCGTACGCCGCCGTGCAGAGCCGCGACCAGCGCACCGTGCGCACCCTGGCGATCGAACCGGACGGCGGGGTACGGGTGCTCGCGGAGCGCACGGACCCGCACTGGGTCGAACTGCTTCCCGGACTTCCGGTCCGCACGGAGAGCGGCGCGCTGGTCGACACCGCCGACGAGGGCGACACCCGGCAGCTCACCGTCGGTGGCAAGCCCGTCACCCCGGCCGGGCTGCAACTGCGGGGCGTCCTCGGGGTGGAGGGCGAGCAGGTGCTGTTCACCGCCTCCGAGGAACCCACCGAGACGCACTTGTGGGCCTACCGGCCCGACCTCGGCCCGCAGAAGTTGAGCGACGGACCGGGCCTGCACACCGGAGTGCGGCGCGGCGGCACGCTGGTGCTCACCAGTCGGGTCGAGGGTGCTCGTTCCACCGTGCTGCGGGACGGTCGCCCGACGCTCACGCTCACCTCGTACGCCGAGCTGCCCGTGGTCGCCGCCCGCCCCGAACTGCTCCGGCTCGGCCCGCGCGAACTGCGCGCCAGTCTGTTCCTACCCACCGGACGCCGCGCTGGGGACGGCCCGCTGCCCGTCCTGCTCGACCCGTACGCCGGGCCGGCCATGCAGAAGGTCACCACTGACGGCGCCTGGCACGAGCAGGTGTCGCAGTGGTTCGCCGACCAGGGCTTCGCAGTGCTGGTGGTGGACGGCCGGGGCACCCCGGGGCGCGGGCCGCTGTGGGACAAGACGATCTGGGGCGACAAGGCCGGGCCCGCGCTGGAGGACCAGATCGAGGGCCTGCGGGAGGCGGCCCGGCTGCGGCCCGGACTGTTCGACCTCGATCGGGTCGCCATCCGGGGCTGGTCGTACGGCGGCTTCCTCGCCGCCCTCGCGGTGCTGCGGCGCCCGGACGTCTTCCACGCCGCCTCGGCCGGGGCCGCGCCCACCGACCACCGGTTGTACGACACCCACTGGCAGGAACGCTTCCTCGGCCACCCCGACGAGTACCCCGAGCACTACGACTCCTGCGACCTGGTCGTCGAGGCGCCGAAGCTGCGCCGCCCACTGCTGCTGGTCCAGGGCCTGGCCGATGACAACGTCTTCCCCGCCCACACCCTGCGGCTCTCCCATGCCCTACTCGCCGCCGGCCGCCCGCACGAGGTCCTGCCACTGCGGGGCGCGGGGCACCGGCCGACGGACGAGGCGGTGGTGGAGAACCTGCTGTGGCACGAACTGGGGTTCCTGCGGCGGTCGTTGGGCCTGGAATAG
- a CDS encoding ATP-binding protein: MKRRMINSLLVVVLVVVVVFCVPLALVEKRTIVSSAQDRVDATAVRVLALVESRLAAGEGVKEGRVFESQVTEGSYVEVQIPGQPVLSAGDRPAGNHLLRAAEHGTSGEIVTVEQSREDVDHEIANNLLLLGVVALLAVQAAVALAVWQAKRLARPLTDLAETAERLGSGDPRPRDRRYGVPELDRIAEVLDTSAERIARMLTAERRLAADASHQLRTPLTALSMRLEEITALAEEPETVKEEATIALQQVERLTDVVQRLLTTQRDPRSPTAVAFDLDDVIKQQVEEWGPTLREQGRVLSLEGLHGVTAVGTPGTVAQVLATLIENSLMHGAGTITLRVRPSGTSVVVEVQDQGAGVPADLGNRVFERAVSGRNSTGIGLAVARDLAEADGGRLELLSLKPAVFALFLGRSHQD; this comes from the coding sequence GTGAAACGCCGGATGATCAACTCGCTGCTGGTCGTGGTCCTGGTGGTCGTCGTGGTGTTCTGCGTGCCGCTCGCCCTGGTCGAGAAGCGCACCATCGTCAGCTCCGCCCAGGACCGGGTGGACGCGACCGCCGTCCGGGTGCTCGCCCTGGTGGAGAGCCGGCTCGCCGCGGGCGAGGGCGTCAAGGAAGGCCGGGTCTTCGAGAGCCAGGTCACCGAGGGCAGCTACGTCGAGGTGCAGATCCCCGGCCAGCCGGTGCTCTCGGCCGGTGACCGCCCGGCCGGGAACCACCTGCTGAGGGCCGCCGAGCACGGCACCAGCGGCGAGATCGTCACCGTCGAGCAGTCCCGCGAGGACGTCGACCACGAGATCGCCAACAACCTGCTGCTGCTCGGCGTGGTCGCCCTGCTGGCCGTCCAGGCCGCCGTGGCACTCGCCGTCTGGCAGGCCAAGCGGCTCGCCCGGCCGCTCACCGACCTCGCCGAGACCGCCGAACGGCTCGGCTCCGGCGACCCGCGCCCGCGCGACCGCCGCTACGGGGTGCCCGAACTGGACCGGATCGCCGAGGTGCTGGACACCAGCGCCGAACGGATCGCCCGGATGCTCACCGCCGAACGCCGGCTCGCCGCCGACGCCTCGCACCAGCTGCGCACCCCGCTCACCGCGCTGTCGATGCGGTTGGAGGAGATCACCGCCCTCGCCGAGGAGCCGGAGACCGTCAAGGAGGAGGCGACCATCGCCCTCCAGCAGGTCGAGCGGCTCACCGACGTCGTCCAGCGGCTGCTCACCACCCAGCGCGACCCGCGCAGCCCCACCGCCGTCGCCTTCGACCTGGACGACGTGATCAAGCAGCAGGTGGAGGAGTGGGGCCCGACGCTGCGCGAGCAGGGCCGGGTGCTGTCCCTGGAGGGCCTGCACGGGGTCACCGCGGTCGGCACCCCGGGGACGGTGGCCCAGGTGCTGGCCACCCTGATCGAGAACTCGCTGATGCACGGCGCCGGGACGATCACCCTGCGGGTGCGGCCCTCCGGCACCTCGGTGGTGGTCGAGGTGCAGGACCAGGGCGCCGGGGTGCCGGCGGACCTCGGCAACCGGGTGTTCGAGCGCGCGGTCAGCGGCCGCAACTCCACCGGCATCGGGCTGGCCGTCGCCCGCGATCTCGCGGAGGCGGACGGCGGCCGGTTGGAGTTGCTCTCGCTGAAGCCCGCGGTGTTCGCACTCTTCCTGGGGCGCAGCCACCAGGACTGA